GCCGAACCGGCCGGCATCACCGGGCTGAACAGCTCGAACGGCTCGGCGACCAATTTCCCGTCCTTGACCACATAGCCATTGGCCATGCGCGGCGCGAGCGCGGGCGGCAGCGGCTCGCGGAAGGTGGTTGAGGTCATGCCGAGCGGCGCGAAGATGTTGCGCTCGACATAGTCGGGGAAAGGCACGCCCGACACCCGCTCGACGATGTAGCCCGCGATCGCCGATCCATAGTTGGAATAGGAAATCTCGCCATCCGCCGGCCACAGCCGTTCGGGCACGCGCTGCTTGAGCCAGGTCTGGTACGGGATCAGCTTGTCGACCGACGGCGCGGTCAGATTGCCGACATCGCTCATGCCCAGCGCGTGCGACAACAGGTCGCGCACCCGGATCGGCTTGCCCTCGAACGGCGGAATCTTGAAGTCGAGATAGGTGTTCACGTCCGCGTCGAGATCGACCTTCCCCGCCTCGACCTGCTGCAACAGCGCGGACCAGGTGAACATCTTCCCCGTCGACCCGGGGCGGAACAGCGTGCGCATCCCGTCAACCGGTACGCCCTTGTCGATATCGGCAAAGCCGTAGCCGCGCGAGAACAGGATCTTGCCCTGATAGACCACGGTGACCACCGCGCCCGCTACCTCGCGCGTCGCAATCTGCTGCGCCATCACTCCGTCGACAAAATCGGCGAGACCGGCGATGCGGGCAGGGGGAGTGGAATAGGTCGCGACGGGCGCGGGCTCGCGACCGCCGGCGGCGGCGGGCAGCGCCGACCCGATCAGCGCAAGCGCGGCGGTGCCGCGCAGCCAGGACGATGGACGCGGCATCTTACTCTCCCCTTGAACGAAGTTCAGCGGCGGCGCGGCGCCCGGATGCTTCCCGGTGCGCCGCGCGCCGATCATGCGAGGCAGCTCGCGACGAGTGCGTCGAACGCGGGGCCGCCGCGGATCGGGTCGGCGACCGGCAATCCCAGCCGCTCGCTCTCACGCGCCATCAGTTCGGCCGCTTCTTCGGCGCTGAACGCCGATGTGTTGAACGCGAACCCGCCACAGCGGATCGCTGCATTGGTACGACTGCCGAGGCGGATCGTCAGATCGACGATCTCGTCGATCGATGTCAGCGCATAGCCCGCCGTCCCCAGCATCTCGCGTCGCCCCGGCTCGTGGCACACCACGAACACATCGGGCTGGCTGCCATGGAGCAGTCCCAGCGACACCGCGGCAAAGGACGGATGCGTCAGCGCGCCCTGACCCTCGATCACGTCCCAGTGATCGGGCGCGGCGTCGGGGGAGAGGATTTCGGCGGCACCGGCCTCGAAATCGGAGACGACCGCGTCCATCGGCACGCCACCGCCCGCGATCATGATCCCGGTCTGGCCGGTCGCGCGGAAATCGCTGTCGATCCCGCGCGCCTCGAACGCGCGCCACAATGCGAGCGCGGTGTATTTCTTGCCCAGCGCGCAATCGGTGCCGACGGTCAGCAGCCGCTTGCCGGTCCGCTTGCGTCCGCTCGCCACCGGGATGTTCGCTGGCGGCACGCGCACGTCGATCAACCGGCGGCCCAGTGTCTCAGCAACATGAGCAAGCCCCGGAATGTCGGACAGCCGCGCGTGCATCCCGCTGACCAGATCCAGCCCTGCCTCAAGTGCGTCGAGCAGTGCCGCGCGCCAGCTGTCGGGAATCACCCCGCCCGGATTGGCCACACCAATCACCATCGCCCGCGCGCCGCGCGCCTGTGCCTCGGCCGGGGTCATTGCGGTCAGCCCGGTGGTGACCTCCGCCTCGGCCAGCGCATATTCGCCGACGCAGCGCTCGGGTGCCCAGTCGCGCAGGCCGAACGCGGTCTTGGCAAAGCCCGGCTCGCGCGTGTCGCCGAGGAACAGCAGATAGGGCTGGGGCAGCGCCAGAGCATCCAGATCGGGTCCGTCGCTCGGGACGGTGAGGGTGGTAAAATTGCCCATGATCAGCCGCCCCAGGTCGCGGTCAGCAGCCGCTGGAAATTGCCGCCCAGCACCGCCTTGATATTCGCATCGGAATAGTTCCGCCGGATCAGCTCGTCGGCCAGCGCGTACATCTTGAGCGGGTGGTCGAACCCGTCGACATCGATCTTTTCGCGAAAGGCGTAACTGTCCTTGTAGGCGCCGCGCAGCATCTTGTTCATCTCCGGCGAGGTGTCGTCATAGCCGTACAGGTCGGAATCGGTGCCGATCCCGACATGCTCGATCCCGGTCAGCTTCACGACATGATCGATATGGTCGGCATAATGGCGGATGGTGGTCGGGTCGGTCTTGCTGATGAAGTTGCGCACCCCGGTGATGCCCATCACCCCGCCCTTGGCCGCCATCGCCTTGATCGCCTCGTCGGTCTTGACGCGCGGATGGTCGACCAGCGCGCGGCAATTGCTGTGGGTGATCGACAGCGGCTTGGTCGAGATGGCGATGGCGTCGAGCGTGGTGCGGTCGCCGCAATGCGACACATCGATCAGCATCCCGACATCGTTCATCGCCTTGATGATCTCGGCGCCGAAATCGCTCACCCCGCCATCGACCCGGTCGGTCGATCCCGACCCGATCCGGTTCTGCGAATTGTAGGTCAGCTGCGCGCAGCGCTGGCCCAGGTCGTAGAAGGTCTTGACGTCGGCCGGGCGCAGGAAATGGTCGGCATTTTGCAGCCCCATGATCACCGCGACCTTGCCGTCCTTCTTCGCGCGCAGGATGTCGGCGAACTTGCTCATCCCGGTCAGGACATGGCTGTTGCGCGCGACATAATTGCCCCAGATCGCGAAGAAATTGAACGCCGCTTCCTTGGCGTTGGGGCCGCCCAGCCCGACCGCGTGGTGAATCGCGGTAATGCCGCTCGCGCGAAAGTCCGCGACCATCTGGTCGCTCATCGGTGCGGCATAGAATTCGGGGCTGAAGTCGATCTTGATCGGGGCGAGCATGTCGACGACCACCGACTGGCGGACCAGCTCGATCGCGCGCTTCGAATAGCTGCGCCCGGTGACCGGATCGACCTGGAAGCTGGCGCGCGCGATGTGCGGCGCGGCAATCGCGACGACCCCCAGCCCGCCGATGGCCTGACGACGAGAAACCCGCATTGCCCCATCTCCCCGAATTTTCTGATGAGGACGCTATAGTCCCGAATGGAGAAGGTCAACCGGTCCCGCGCGACTTGTCGCGGCCTGCTTTGGGTGCGCGGCGACCTGTTGTGCGTCCAATCGACTCAAAATAGTGGAGAATCAGGGGGATAATTGCCCACATCTTGCACCATAGGAAATATATTGTCCTGATCGGGACAATGTGTCACTTTTCTTTCCCTGGGAGAGGATGGCCGCCCGGGAGGCAGGCCAACAAGGGGAGAAGACATGCGCAAGCTCGTATCGAATCGGAAACTCGGCATCGCTCGCGGGAGCAGCGCCGCCGCGCTGGTCGTCGCATTGCTGTCTGCAACGCCGTCATTCGCACAAACCGCGCCTGCCGCGCCCGCGGAGGCTGTCGCCGAGGACGATACCGTCGTGGTCACCGGGTCGCGCATCGTGCGCGACGGGTTCGACCAGCCGACCCCGACCACGGTGATCGGCGAGGCCGAACTGCGCCAGGGGCAGCGCCCGAATCTGGCTCAGGTGCTCAACGATTCGCCTGCCTTCCGCCCTAGCGTCACGCCGCAGGTGTCGGTCGGCAATACGTCGAGCGGCAGCGCGCCGGTCGACCTGCGCGGCCTGGGCACCAACCGCACCCTGACGCTGCTGGAGGGACGGCGCTTCGTCGG
The genomic region above belongs to Sphingomonas sp. J315 and contains:
- a CDS encoding dipeptidase translates to MRVSRRQAIGGLGVVAIAAPHIARASFQVDPVTGRSYSKRAIELVRQSVVVDMLAPIKIDFSPEFYAAPMSDQMVADFRASGITAIHHAVGLGGPNAKEAAFNFFAIWGNYVARNSHVLTGMSKFADILRAKKDGKVAVIMGLQNADHFLRPADVKTFYDLGQRCAQLTYNSQNRIGSGSTDRVDGGVSDFGAEIIKAMNDVGMLIDVSHCGDRTTLDAIAISTKPLSITHSNCRALVDHPRVKTDEAIKAMAAKGGVMGITGVRNFISKTDPTTIRHYADHIDHVVKLTGIEHVGIGTDSDLYGYDDTSPEMNKMLRGAYKDSYAFREKIDVDGFDHPLKMYALADELIRRNYSDANIKAVLGGNFQRLLTATWGG
- a CDS encoding DUF1611 domain-containing protein, with translation MGNFTTLTVPSDGPDLDALALPQPYLLFLGDTREPGFAKTAFGLRDWAPERCVGEYALAEAEVTTGLTAMTPAEAQARGARAMVIGVANPGGVIPDSWRAALLDALEAGLDLVSGMHARLSDIPGLAHVAETLGRRLIDVRVPPANIPVASGRKRTGKRLLTVGTDCALGKKYTALALWRAFEARGIDSDFRATGQTGIMIAGGGVPMDAVVSDFEAGAAEILSPDAAPDHWDVIEGQGALTHPSFAAVSLGLLHGSQPDVFVVCHEPGRREMLGTAGYALTSIDEIVDLTIRLGSRTNAAIRCGGFAFNTSAFSAEEAAELMARESERLGLPVADPIRGGPAFDALVASCLA